Proteins from a single region of Plasmodium brasilianum strain Bolivian I chromosome 13, whole genome shotgun sequence:
- a CDS encoding kelch domain-containing protein: MNIINYLYNKSKSIYNRNINAYNYNNIENENLISNIVGLSNSYSNNSSSSKSSSHTLILNNRNSKNKQKKNNKEKNKKPNEQKNLASYLNNAGKIKEENAKKKKKDINEIELEYGKLNSKNILNSTKNDNSNKNDNSNKNVNSNKNDNRNKNDNRNKNDNNNNNNNNNNNYNNNNYNNNNYNNNNKNNENVNSSNNSNTCNKENKNVNININKSNYEFNIDNIGFDAKVYKNRCDGVCVLNDNIYIFDKIKKCIYLYTPYNNVWYIFLNIYEEISIKKNPNFEMSTYDMKDEISSKNVAYKYLNNISFINYTDIVYLNGCIFIISSNARFMNICKVNVHNMNTLFGTIVVDALQKNVENFSYILDMLRNDWKSSPGKSKSEDAKMHGVKEGLVGEEARVEVGVAAGAAGAAVGVGGNGKKSESKDELGQVDADLYIEANRKRNIDEINKCSYMHDGEVIGLKGTKGLSRLNKGMCEDDELIKDYERSFCEDKTYDHEEYVSGVSEFYEFLQNRNNNCCKKKKRLIKARDYFSICSVYENSYSLIYLFGGKGNTTKKENEYIDIIYNDLYVYDFYKNKWIELYQYGNNNEDTQCWKRVSEYSENVNVHVPFHDHVNAKNKNNYENSNSNFIIKGGNRSSFDFKKDACFVTYDENKYAIGSYTGAIEEDRNNNFCFVLSNDISYSMNSFTQEKRNHNSEDVNELISLDNDTTLATMATLNTSTIANNYIIDSSNNNSNNFIMGLSNNNSTNDFAVRSDGSSSSNSISSNNNNNNNFTIGSSNINSNNSNNEGCYTDELFGGGYINKELREKLKVEEYNKNEDFYSLLFDPVNVLDETNRNGKCSDGDKEVKGEEVGSADKRWVAKKSTNLYYERSHKFCYNCLNNKKCTYICDLIKKGIKIKSIKWLGKRAGHTCAYYKYNLYIFGGINYYSFNSNKINLNFCNNLYLYNIESNKCFEIIGKGNIPEKRYRHSCVIINDYMFIIGGECKNSTLPKNDIFFYNFTNSVWSEIILNSNIASHSLYKTVWLENFGSIYMFGSSILRLTKKNFQYTPSYKNNKKKKEIDLF; this comes from the coding sequence atgaatataataaactaTTTGTATAACAAAAGCaagagtatatataatagaaatattaatgcatacaattataacaatattgaaaatgaaaatttaattagTAATATTGTTGGCCTGAGTAATAGTTATAGCAATAATAGCAGCTCGTCCAAATCGTCTTCTCATAcgttaatattaaataacagaaattcgaaaaataagcaaaagaaaaacaataaagaaaaaaataaaaaaccaaatgaacaaaaaaatttagctAGTTACTTGAACAATGcaggaaaaattaaagaagaaaatgcaaaaaagaaaaaaaaagatattaacGAAATCGAACTGGAATATGGCAAACTGaacagtaaaaatattttaaatagcACTAAAAACGataatagcaataaaaacgataatagcaataaaaatgttaatagcaataaaaacgataatagaaataaaaacgataatagaaataaaaacgataataacaataacaacaacaataataacaacaattataataacaacaattataataacaacaattataataacaacaataagaACAATGAAAACGTTAACAGCAGTAATAACAGCAACACATGTAacaaagaaaacaaaaatgtaaatataaatataaataaatcaaattACGAATTTAACATTGATAACATAGGTTTTGATGCAAAGGTATACAAAAACAGATGTGATGGAGTATGTGTTTTAAAtgataacatatatatttttgataaaattaaaaaatgcatttatttatatacaccatataataatgtttggtatatatttttaaatatatacgaagaaatatctataaaaaaaaatccaaaTTTTGAAATGTCCACATATGATATGAAAGATGAGATAAGTAGTAAAAATGTAGcctataaatatttaaataatatttcttttataaattataccGATATAGTATATCTGAATGGttgtatatttatcattaGTAGTAATGCACggtttatgaatatatgtaaagtAAACGTACATAATATGAACACCTTGTTTGGCACAATTGTAGTAGATGCACTTCAAAAAAATGTCGAGAATTTTTCGTACATCCTGGATATGTTAAGAAACGATTGGAAGTCTTCCCCTGGTAAGAGTAAATCGGAGGACGCTAAAATGCATGGGGTGAAAGAAGGACTAGTGGGGGAAGAAGCGAGGGTAGAAGTTGGTGTAGCAGCAGGGGCAGCAGGGGCAGCAGTGGGCGTAGGAGGTAATGGGAAGAAGTCAGAGAGTAAAGACGAGTTAGGTCAGGTGGACGCAGATCTATACATAGAAGCGAAtaggaaaagaaatattgATGAGATTAACAAGTGTAGCTATATGCACGATGGTGAAGTAATTGGGTTAAAAGGGACAAAGGGGTTAAGCAGATTAAATAAAGGCATGTGCGAAGATGATGAGTTAATCAAAGATTATGAGAGAAGTTTCTGTGAAGACAAAACGTATGACCATGAAGAGTATGTTAGCGGAGTGTCcgaattttatgaatttttacaaaacagAAACAACAATTGTtgtaagaagaaaaaaagattaataaAGGCAAGGgattatttttcaatatgCAGTGTGTATGAAAATTcttattcattaatttatttgtttggaGGTAAAGGAAATACTACTAAGAAGGAAAATGAATACattgatataatttataacgACTTATATGTCTACGATTTTTATAAGAACAAGTGGATAGAGTTATATCAGTatggaaataataatgaagataCACAATGTTGGAAGAGGGTTAGTGAATATAGCGAAAATGTTAATGTACATGTTCCGTTTCATGACCATGttaatgcaaaaaataaaaataattatgaaaatagtaatagcaattttatcataaaagGAGGAAATAGAAGCTCCTTTGATTTTAAGAAAGATGCTTGTTTCGTTACgtatgatgaaaataaatatgccaTTGGAAGTTACACAGGTGCAATAGAGGAAGacagaaataataatttttgttttgttttatcgAATGATATTTCGTACAGTATGAACAGTTTTACCCAAGAGAAAAGAAATCATAATAGTGAAGATGTAAATGAGCTCATATCACTAGACAACGATACCACCTTGGCTACCATGGCTACTCTTAACACCTCCACCATTGCAAATAACTACATCATTGATAGTAGTAACAACAACAGTAATAATTTCATCATGGGTCttagtaacaataacagtaCTAACGATTTTGCCGTGCGTAGTGATGgaagtagtagtagtaacagtattagtagcaataataataataataataattttaccaTTGGTAGTAGCAACATCAACagcaataatagtaacaacgAGGGTTGTTATACAGACGAACTGTTCGGAGGAGGGTACATAAATAAAGAGCTCAGGGAAAAGCTAAAAGTCGAGGAATATAACAAGAATGAAGATTTTTATAGTCTTCTTTTTGACCCAGTAAATGTGTTAGATGAAACAAATAGAAACGGAAAGTGTAGTGATGGTGATAAGGAGGTTAAGGGTGAGGAAGTAGGAAGCGCTGATAAGCGATGGGTGGCAAAAAAGAGCACcaatttatattatgagAGAAGTcataaattttgttataactgtttgaataataaaaaatgtacgtacatatgtgatttgataaaaaaaggtataaaaataaaaagtattaaatgGCTAGGGAAAAGAGCAGGTCATACATGTgcttattataaatataacctGTACATATTTGGAGggataaattattatagttttaatagtaataaaataaatttaaatttttgtaataatttgtatttatataatatagaatCGAATAAATGTTTTGAAATAATTGGTAAGGGCAATATACCAGAAAAAAGATATAGACACAGTtgtgttattattaatgattatatgttcataataGGTGGAGAATGTAAAAATTCGACATTAccaaaaaatgatatatttttttataattttacgaATTCTGTATGGTcagaaattattttaaactCAAATATAGCTTCTCATTCATTATACAAAACTGTGTGGTTAGAAAATTTTGGGTCCATATACATGTTCGGTTCCTCTATACTAAGACTAACtaagaaaaattttcagTACACCCCttcatacaaaaataataagaaaaaaaaggagatagATCTTTTTtga